The Desulfonatronum lacustre DSM 10312 region TGCCAGGAACTCCACCCCCTCCGTTTCTATTTCCCCCCCAGAACATGCCGTTTGGAGGCAGAAAGAATCGTCTTGCGCAGCCGGATGGAATGCGGCGTGACCTCCAGCAGTTCGTCCTCCCGGATGAAATGCAGAGCCCACTCCAGGGTCAACGGCGGCACCGGCGTCAGGATGACCGCCTCGTCCTTGCCCGAAGCGCGCATGTTGGTCAGTTTCTTTTCCTTGCAGGCATTGACGTTCAGGTCGCTCTCCCGGTTGTGCTCGCCGACGATCATGCCTTCGTAGACCGGCTCGCCCGGTGAAACGAACAGCCTGCCCCGGGGCTCCAGGTTGAACAGGGCGTAGGGTACGGCGGTCCCGGACCGGTCCGCCACGATGGAGCCCATGAACCGGGTCGGGAAGTCTCCCCGGTATTCCTCATACCCGGAAAAGTAGGAGTTCATCACCCCGGTCCCCTTGGTGTCGGTCAGAAACTCGTCCCGGTAACCGATCAGACCCCTAGAAGGAATGGAGAATTCCACCCGCACCCGGCCGGTGCCCTTGTTCACCAGATTGGACATCCGTCCCTTGCGGATGGACAGCTTTTCCGTGACCACCCCAAGAAAAATCTCCTCGCAGTCCACGAACAGGTGCTCCATGGGTTCGTGCCGCTTCCCGTCCACATCCTTGTAGATCACCTCGGGTCGGCCAACGCTCAGTTCGTACCCTTCCCGACGCATGGTCTCGATCAAAATGGCCATCTGAAACTCGCCCCGGCCTTTGACCACAAAGCTGTCCCGGTCTTCGGTCTCTTCCACGCGGATGGCCACGTTGCTCAGGGATTCCTTGACCAGCCGCTCCCATATTTTCCGGGACTGGACGAACTTGCCCTCCCGTCCGGCCAGCGGCGAGGTATTGATGGTGAACTTCATGGCCACGGTGGGCTCGTCCACGGCGATCCGCTTCAAGGCCGAGGGTTCGGCCTTGGTACAGATGGTGTCCCCGATATGCACGTTTTCGATCCCGGCCAGCACCGCGATGTCTCCGGGTTCCACCTCGCCCACCTCTTTCAGTGACAGACCCGCGTAGGTCTGCAATTTGGTGACCCGCAGCGGAAGAAGCTCCGCCGAAGCGTTGATGCAGACCAGCTGCTCGTTCTGCCTGGCCCGGCCATTGACCACCCGCCCGATGGCCAGGCGGCCCAAATAGTCCGAATAGCCCAGGTCCGCCACCAGCATCTGAAACGGCATATCCGAATCATAGGTCGGTCCGGGTATGGTTTGCAGAATCGCGTCAAACAGCGGGTGCAGATTTTCCCCGGGCTCGTCCAGGGAGCGTTTGGCCACCCCGTCCCGGGCAATGGCGTACAAGACCGGAAAATCGAGTTGCTCCTCGGAAGCGTCCAGGTCGATGAACAGATCGTAGACCTCGTCCAGCACCTCGGACACCCGAGCGTCCTGACGATCGATCTTGTTGATGACCACGATGACCTTCAGCCTGGCTTCCAGGGTCTTCTTGAGCACGAACCGGGTCTGGGGCAGAGGGCCTTCCGATGCGTCCACCAGGAGCACCGCGCCGTCGGCCATGGACAGGGAGCGTTCCACCTCCCCGCCGAAGTCCGCGTGCCCCGGGGTGTCGATAATGTTGATCTTCACGCCTTTCCAGGTCACGGCGCAGTTCTTGGCCGCGATGGTGATCCCGCGCTCCCGCTCCAGATCCATGGAGTCCATGATCCGCTCGGCCACTTCCTGATTGTCCCGAAACAGGCCGCTTTGTCTGAACAGGGCGTCCACCAGGGTGGTCTTGCCGTGGTCGACGTGGGCGATGATCGCAATGTTCCTAAGGGCCGGATTGATGGTATTTTGTGTCATGTGTGATGTGGTTGAAAGGTTGATGAAAGTATCGAGCGATATAGCCGACCGATAGTAACGGGCGTGCCTTATTTCCTGCCGCCCAGCAGCCCGCCCAGTACGCCGCGCAGCACCTGACGACCGATCTGGCTGCCCACGGTGCGCATGGCGGACTTGCCCATGGCCTCCAGGGCGCCCTGACGGCGCTTGGAGCCAAACAGGAAGTCCCGCATAGCCCCTGAGACAC contains the following coding sequences:
- the typA gene encoding translational GTPase TypA; the protein is MTQNTINPALRNIAIIAHVDHGKTTLVDALFRQSGLFRDNQEVAERIMDSMDLERERGITIAAKNCAVTWKGVKINIIDTPGHADFGGEVERSLSMADGAVLLVDASEGPLPQTRFVLKKTLEARLKVIVVINKIDRQDARVSEVLDEVYDLFIDLDASEEQLDFPVLYAIARDGVAKRSLDEPGENLHPLFDAILQTIPGPTYDSDMPFQMLVADLGYSDYLGRLAIGRVVNGRARQNEQLVCINASAELLPLRVTKLQTYAGLSLKEVGEVEPGDIAVLAGIENVHIGDTICTKAEPSALKRIAVDEPTVAMKFTINTSPLAGREGKFVQSRKIWERLVKESLSNVAIRVEETEDRDSFVVKGRGEFQMAILIETMRREGYELSVGRPEVIYKDVDGKRHEPMEHLFVDCEEIFLGVVTEKLSIRKGRMSNLVNKGTGRVRVEFSIPSRGLIGYRDEFLTDTKGTGVMNSYFSGYEEYRGDFPTRFMGSIVADRSGTAVPYALFNLEPRGRLFVSPGEPVYEGMIVGEHNRESDLNVNACKEKKLTNMRASGKDEAVILTPVPPLTLEWALHFIREDELLEVTPHSIRLRKTILSASKRHVLGGK